From a region of the Actinopolymorpha singaporensis genome:
- the asnB gene encoding asparagine synthase (glutamine-hydrolyzing), translated as MCGITGWVDFERDLDHEHAVLAAMTATMACRGPDDEGMWTDAHVGLGHRRLSVIDLQGGRQPMMADSGCGAGSGTPDPGGPGTPDPGDPGTPDPGTPDPGTPAAVLTYSGEVYNFRALREELAAAGHRFRTRSDTEVVLHAYLEWGDDLAGHLNGMYAFAVWDTRAECLLLVRDRMGIKPLYYYPTPHGVLFGSEPKAILANPAARRVLDADGLRDLLSFVKTPEHSPFAGMYEVRPGSVVRIDRSGLRKRRYWQLEAREHPDDLATTVATVRELLDDIVTRQLVSDVPLCTLLSGGLDSSVITALAANGLAERGAGPVRSFAVDFVGQTERFRADAMRDAPDAPYVHELAKHVAADHSDIVLDTRDLMDREVRSAVLRANDAPNGMGDMFTSLYLLFRAIRGHSTVALSGESADEVFGGYLWFHDPEAVHADTFPWLAMFGRAGGERLGLLDSGLIKALDLPAYRADSYGQALAEVPRLPGEVGLERRMREVGYFHLTRFVQYLLDRKDRMSMASGLEVRVPFCDHRLVEYVFNAPWAMKTFDGREKSLLRAATADLLPESVSARRKSPYPSTQDPAYEQALHEEFGRLLARPDAPVMPLVDREQAHAILTESVGSVSSEFARRAVELVLGLDQWLEEYEVEVDLPA; from the coding sequence ATGTGTGGCATCACCGGCTGGGTGGACTTCGAGCGCGACCTTGACCACGAGCACGCGGTGCTGGCCGCGATGACGGCGACCATGGCCTGTCGGGGCCCCGACGACGAGGGGATGTGGACCGACGCGCACGTCGGGCTGGGGCACCGCCGGCTCTCGGTCATCGATCTCCAGGGCGGCCGGCAGCCGATGATGGCCGACAGTGGATGCGGCGCCGGCTCCGGAACGCCGGACCCCGGAGGCCCTGGAACGCCGGACCCCGGAGACCCTGGAACGCCGGACCCCGGAACTCCCGACCCCGGAACTCCGGCGGCCGTACTCACCTACAGCGGCGAGGTCTACAACTTCCGCGCGCTGCGCGAGGAGCTGGCCGCGGCCGGACACCGGTTCCGCACCCGCAGCGACACCGAGGTCGTCCTGCACGCCTACCTGGAGTGGGGCGATGACCTCGCCGGCCACCTCAACGGCATGTACGCGTTCGCCGTCTGGGACACCCGGGCGGAGTGCCTGCTGTTGGTCCGCGACCGGATGGGCATCAAGCCGCTGTACTACTACCCGACACCGCACGGTGTGCTGTTCGGTTCGGAGCCGAAGGCGATCCTGGCCAACCCGGCCGCGAGGCGGGTGCTGGACGCGGACGGCCTGCGGGACCTGCTGTCGTTCGTCAAGACGCCCGAGCACTCGCCGTTCGCCGGGATGTACGAGGTACGCCCGGGCTCGGTGGTCCGGATCGACCGCTCCGGCCTGCGCAAGCGCCGCTACTGGCAGCTCGAGGCCCGCGAACACCCCGACGACCTGGCCACCACGGTCGCGACGGTGCGCGAACTGCTGGACGACATCGTCACCCGCCAGCTCGTCTCCGACGTACCGCTGTGCACCCTGCTGTCCGGTGGCCTGGACTCCTCGGTGATCACCGCCTTGGCGGCGAACGGGCTGGCGGAGCGGGGCGCCGGGCCGGTCCGGTCGTTCGCCGTCGACTTCGTGGGCCAGACCGAACGGTTCAGGGCGGACGCGATGCGGGACGCGCCGGATGCGCCGTACGTCCACGAACTCGCCAAGCATGTGGCCGCGGACCACAGCGACATCGTGCTGGACACCCGGGACCTGATGGACCGGGAGGTGCGGTCGGCCGTGCTGCGGGCGAACGACGCGCCCAACGGCATGGGAGACATGTTCACCTCGCTCTACCTGCTGTTCAGGGCGATCCGTGGGCACTCGACCGTGGCGCTGTCCGGCGAGTCGGCCGACGAGGTGTTCGGCGGCTACCTGTGGTTCCACGACCCCGAGGCCGTGCACGCCGACACGTTCCCGTGGCTGGCGATGTTCGGGCGCGCGGGCGGTGAACGGCTGGGGCTGCTCGACTCCGGTCTGATCAAGGCGCTGGATCTGCCTGCCTACCGCGCGGACTCCTACGGCCAGGCGCTGGCCGAGGTGCCGAGGCTGCCCGGTGAGGTGGGCCTGGAACGCCGGATGCGGGAGGTCGGCTACTTCCACCTCACCCGGTTCGTGCAGTACCTGCTGGACCGCAAGGACCGGATGAGCATGGCCAGCGGCCTGGAGGTGCGGGTGCCGTTCTGCGACCACCGGCTGGTGGAGTACGTCTTCAACGCGCCATGGGCGATGAAGACGTTCGACGGACGGGAGAAGAGCCTGCTGCGCGCGGCCACCGCCGACCTCTTGCCGGAGTCCGTCTCCGCGCGGCGCAAGAGCCCGTACCCCTCGACCCAGGACCCGGCCTACGAGCAGGCACTGCACGAGGAGTTCGGCAGGCTGCTCGCCCGGCCGGACGCGCCGGTGATGCCTCTGGTCGATCGGGAGCAGGCCCACGCCATCCTCACCGAGTCGGTCGGGTCGGTGAGCTCGGAGTTCGCCCGGCGCGCCGTCGAGCTGGTGCTGGGACTCGACCAGTGGCTGGAGGAGTACGAGGTCGAAGTCGACCTGCCCGCCTGA
- a CDS encoding GNAT family N-acetyltransferase produces the protein MNDGPTRHDEAPDGVGGQGGRVRVRPREDADLPGCVRLLTEVHERDGYPLIWPERPVEWLVGSSPLAAWVALLDEMVVGHVALSHCRPGDVAPGLLRERDGGAHEGAPRPAVLGRLAVGPAARGRGAGTRLVTRAVEYARTHGLRPVLDVVDSDRSAVALYERLGWHRLGYVEQRWGADQTVTIHCYAAPD, from the coding sequence GTGAACGACGGCCCAACCCGCCACGACGAAGCCCCGGACGGCGTCGGTGGCCAGGGCGGGCGGGTTCGGGTACGCCCGCGGGAGGACGCCGACCTGCCCGGCTGCGTACGCCTGCTCACCGAAGTGCACGAACGCGACGGCTACCCGCTGATCTGGCCCGAGCGGCCGGTCGAGTGGCTGGTGGGCTCGTCTCCTCTCGCGGCCTGGGTCGCGCTGCTGGACGAAATGGTCGTGGGCCACGTCGCGTTGTCGCACTGCCGTCCCGGGGACGTGGCTCCGGGCCTGCTCCGCGAACGGGACGGGGGTGCTCACGAAGGAGCTCCGCGGCCCGCCGTCCTCGGCCGGTTGGCCGTCGGCCCGGCCGCGCGGGGCCGGGGTGCCGGTACGCGGCTGGTGACCCGGGCGGTCGAGTACGCCCGAACCCATGGCCTGCGTCCGGTCCTCGACGTGGTGGACTCCGACCGGTCCGCTGTCGCTCTCTACGAGCGGCTGGGCTGGCACCGGCTCGGCTACGTCGAGCAGCGATGGGGCGCCGATCAGACCGTCACCATCCACTGTTACGCCGCCCCGGACTGA
- a CDS encoding serine hydrolase domain-containing protein, translating into MDDLEVSDNSDGFLPSAVEDHLRARMEQHHIPALGLAVVRGGKPVARAYGTANLEWDVPATTDTAFQLASVTKLLTATLLMLVVEDGTLRLDAPVGKYLPDAPQSWEQVTVRRLTSHTSGLSDDVGSPASVEEAVHAAFEWPLEYEPGSQVRYGLSDYVVLAYLLEAVTGRTFPDLLRERLTEPLGMTSTRFDNAADDGTARVSDVLPRRATIYDVRDDRRQVYAFLFPAWTYAAGGLYSSPADLATWAAALRGGDLLSPASVREMWTPERLRDGSAGPFGVGWIVDQRHGSPAVGHSGGPALADVMHLVDDDLTVAVLTNQQSLRPYLAGEVADLLRSAG; encoded by the coding sequence ATGGACGACCTCGAAGTCTCTGACAATTCTGACGGCTTCCTGCCTTCCGCCGTCGAGGACCACCTGCGCGCGCGGATGGAGCAACACCACATCCCGGCCCTCGGCCTCGCCGTCGTCCGCGGCGGCAAGCCGGTGGCCAGGGCGTACGGCACCGCCAACCTTGAGTGGGACGTCCCCGCGACGACCGACACGGCGTTCCAGCTCGCGTCGGTGACGAAGCTGCTGACCGCCACCCTGCTGATGCTGGTGGTCGAGGACGGGACGCTGCGGCTCGACGCCCCGGTGGGGAAGTACCTCCCCGACGCCCCGCAGAGCTGGGAGCAGGTCACCGTACGCCGCCTCACGTCGCACACCTCCGGCCTGAGCGACGACGTCGGCAGTCCCGCGTCCGTCGAGGAGGCGGTGCACGCGGCGTTCGAGTGGCCGCTGGAGTACGAGCCGGGTTCGCAGGTGCGGTACGGCCTGTCGGACTATGTCGTACTGGCCTACCTCCTGGAGGCCGTGACCGGGCGGACCTTCCCCGACCTGCTGCGCGAGCGTCTCACCGAGCCCCTCGGGATGACCTCCACCCGGTTCGACAACGCGGCGGACGACGGTACGGCCCGGGTCAGCGACGTCCTGCCCCGGCGCGCCACCATCTACGACGTACGCGACGACCGCCGACAGGTGTACGCGTTCCTCTTCCCCGCCTGGACCTACGCGGCGGGCGGGCTCTACTCCTCACCCGCCGACCTCGCCACCTGGGCGGCGGCGCTGCGTGGTGGTGACCTGCTCTCGCCGGCCTCGGTACGGGAGATGTGGACGCCGGAACGACTGCGGGACGGGTCGGCCGGTCCGTTCGGCGTCGGCTGGATCGTCGACCAGCGCCACGGGAGCCCCGCGGTGGGCCACAGCGGTGGTCCCGCCCTGGCGGACGTGATGCACCTGGTGGACGACGACCTGACCGTGGCGGTGCTGACGAACCAGCAGAGCCTCCGCCCCTACCTCGCCGGTGAGGTCGCCGACCTGCTGCGTTCGGCCGGCTAG
- a CDS encoding YihY/virulence factor BrkB family protein yields the protein MTTHAGGNGASDRDAPPADAEEKPDSPLDLKSPTRKFILKNTFREFLDDECTDLAAGLTYYAVLSLFPAILALVSILGLVGQSKQTTSMLMDILRGLGADRAVSTIQPVVEQLTRSQSAGFALVIGLVMAFWSASGYVNAFSRAMNRVYEVQEGRPIWKLRPVMLGVTALVLLLVALTAVGLVISGPLAKTIGGVIGLSSVAVTVWSIAKWPVMLFIVIFIVAVLYHLTPNIRQPKFRWLSIGAVVAILTWVVVSVAFGFYVANFSNYNKTYGSLGGVIVFLLWIWLTNLALLFGAELDAEMERGRELQAGLPAEEEIQLPPRDTSKIDKDAKKEEKAIDEARELREEAAAADET from the coding sequence ATGACGACACACGCTGGTGGCAACGGCGCGTCCGACAGGGACGCGCCCCCGGCGGACGCGGAGGAGAAGCCCGACAGTCCGCTCGACCTGAAGTCGCCGACCCGGAAGTTCATCCTCAAGAACACCTTCCGGGAGTTCCTCGACGACGAGTGCACCGACCTCGCGGCGGGGCTGACGTACTACGCCGTCCTCTCCCTCTTCCCCGCCATCCTGGCCCTGGTGTCCATCCTCGGGCTGGTCGGGCAGAGCAAGCAGACCACCTCGATGCTGATGGACATCCTGCGTGGCCTCGGCGCCGACAGGGCCGTCAGCACCATCCAGCCCGTGGTGGAGCAGCTGACGCGCAGCCAGTCGGCGGGATTCGCGCTGGTCATCGGTCTGGTGATGGCGTTCTGGTCCGCCTCCGGTTACGTCAACGCCTTCAGCCGGGCGATGAACCGCGTGTACGAGGTCCAGGAAGGCCGGCCGATCTGGAAGCTGCGGCCGGTGATGCTGGGCGTCACGGCGCTGGTGCTCCTCCTGGTGGCGCTCACCGCGGTCGGCCTGGTGATCAGCGGACCGCTGGCGAAGACGATCGGCGGCGTGATCGGGCTCAGCAGCGTCGCCGTCACGGTGTGGAGCATCGCCAAGTGGCCGGTGATGCTGTTCATCGTCATCTTCATCGTCGCGGTGCTCTACCACCTCACGCCCAACATCAGGCAGCCGAAGTTCCGCTGGCTGAGCATCGGTGCGGTCGTCGCCATCCTCACCTGGGTGGTCGTCTCGGTCGCGTTCGGCTTCTACGTCGCCAACTTCAGCAACTACAACAAGACCTACGGTTCGCTCGGCGGCGTCATCGTCTTCCTGCTGTGGATCTGGCTCACCAACCTGGCACTGCTGTTCGGCGCGGAACTGGACGCGGAGATGGAGCGCGGCCGGGAGTTGCAGGCTGGGCTCCCCGCAGAGGAGGAGATCCAGCTGCCGCCCCGCGACACCAGCAAGATCGACAAGGATGCGAAGAAGGAAGAGAAGGCGATCGACGAGGCGCGTGAACTCCGCGAGGAGGCGGCCGCGGCCGACGAGACGTGA
- a CDS encoding mechanosensitive ion channel family protein, with translation MQVVAAISTAVPEPMHTLLVLGCTAAGALLVTLVTGRITARLARSESQPFWGRLRRRCHRPWTVTLLSVALLAAQPSAGLRGEPAGGVRHLLVVTTIAAVSWLATAVLFLVEDAALRHVRVDVTDNRRARKVQTQLTALRRLTAVLVTLVAASAIFMTFDALRTYGASILASAGVAGVIAGLAAQTTLANVFAGLQLVFTDALRIDDVVVVEEEWGRVEELTLTYVVVNLWDERRLVLPATYFTTTPFQNWTRSESRVIGAVVFYLDHSTPIPELRAEAQRIIEKNPLWDRRDWTLQVVDTTERSIVVRVLASAADSASAWDLRCDVREHLLGWLRDNHPNSLPRLRTERAGPDGSADSGGSDGSGGSARLVVGEDLFDHAQVARR, from the coding sequence ATGCAAGTAGTTGCCGCGATCAGCACTGCTGTGCCCGAGCCGATGCACACTCTCCTCGTCCTGGGCTGTACCGCGGCGGGCGCGCTCCTGGTGACCCTGGTCACCGGCAGGATCACCGCTCGTCTCGCGCGGTCGGAGAGTCAGCCGTTCTGGGGGCGGTTACGAAGGCGTTGTCACCGGCCGTGGACGGTGACGCTGCTGTCGGTGGCGTTGCTTGCTGCCCAGCCGAGCGCGGGTCTGCGCGGTGAGCCGGCAGGCGGCGTACGGCACCTGCTGGTCGTCACCACCATCGCGGCGGTGTCCTGGCTGGCCACGGCGGTGCTGTTCCTCGTAGAGGACGCCGCCCTGCGCCACGTCCGGGTCGACGTGACCGACAACCGGCGGGCTCGGAAGGTCCAGACGCAGCTGACCGCCCTGCGCAGGTTGACCGCCGTGTTGGTCACCCTCGTGGCCGCGTCCGCGATCTTCATGACGTTCGACGCGCTGCGCACCTACGGAGCGTCGATTCTGGCGTCCGCCGGGGTCGCCGGTGTGATCGCCGGTCTCGCTGCTCAGACGACCCTGGCGAACGTGTTCGCGGGCCTGCAGTTGGTGTTCACCGACGCGCTGCGGATCGACGACGTGGTGGTGGTCGAGGAGGAGTGGGGCCGGGTCGAGGAACTCACCCTGACCTACGTCGTGGTCAACCTGTGGGACGAACGGCGGCTGGTGCTGCCGGCGACGTACTTCACCACGACGCCGTTCCAGAACTGGACCCGCTCGGAGTCCCGCGTCATCGGCGCGGTCGTCTTCTACCTCGACCACAGCACCCCGATCCCGGAACTTCGCGCGGAGGCCCAGCGGATCATCGAGAAGAATCCGCTGTGGGACCGGCGCGACTGGACCCTGCAGGTCGTCGACACGACCGAACGCTCGATCGTCGTCCGGGTGCTGGCGTCGGCGGCGGACTCCGCGTCGGCGTGGGACCTGCGCTGTGACGTACGCGAGCACCTGCTCGGCTGGCTGCGGGACAACCACCCGAACTCGCTGCCCCGGTTGCGAACCGAGCGGGCCGGCCCTGACGGCTCAGCCGACTCCGGCGGCTCGGACGGCTCCGGCGGCTCAGCCCGACTCGTGGTCGGCGAGGACCTCTTCGACCACGCGCAGGTTGCCCGCCGCTAG
- a CDS encoding aminoglycoside phosphotransferase family protein — protein MLSDTHLDGRAGIDAGLVKRLLAAQFPQWSDLPVTPVEVDGWDNRTYRLGEELTVRLPTAPGYVPAVEKEHRWLSVIGPHLPVPIPVSVALGKPGEGYPHPWSIRRWLDGDTARPDRIADLSTFAEEVADFLLALQRVDATNGPTAGEHSFYRGAPPAYYDDETRRCLRTLEDHLDIDRATAVWNAALAAEWRGRPVWFHGDVAQGNLLVRDGRLAAVIDFGTSGVGDPACDLVIAWTMFAGPSREAFRRTVAQDDGTWARARGWALWKALLGLAQDAEQGRPLAAGNLRVVEEVLADHESG, from the coding sequence GTGCTTTCGGACACACACCTCGACGGACGGGCCGGCATCGACGCGGGACTGGTGAAGCGGCTGCTCGCCGCGCAGTTCCCGCAGTGGAGTGACCTTCCGGTGACCCCGGTCGAGGTCGACGGGTGGGACAACCGCACCTACCGCCTGGGCGAGGAGTTGACTGTCCGTCTGCCCACCGCACCGGGATACGTCCCGGCGGTGGAGAAGGAGCACCGCTGGCTGTCGGTGATCGGCCCGCACCTGCCCGTCCCGATTCCGGTGTCGGTAGCGCTGGGCAAGCCGGGCGAGGGTTACCCGCACCCCTGGTCGATCCGCCGCTGGCTGGACGGCGACACCGCTCGTCCAGACCGGATCGCCGACCTGTCGACGTTCGCCGAAGAGGTGGCGGACTTCCTCCTCGCTCTGCAGCGGGTCGATGCGACCAACGGGCCGACCGCGGGCGAGCACAGCTTCTACCGCGGCGCGCCCCCGGCGTACTACGACGACGAGACCAGGCGCTGTCTGCGCACTCTCGAGGACCACCTCGACATCGACCGAGCCACAGCAGTCTGGAACGCGGCACTCGCCGCGGAGTGGCGAGGCCGACCGGTGTGGTTCCACGGCGATGTGGCGCAGGGCAACCTGCTCGTACGCGACGGGCGGCTGGCCGCGGTCATCGACTTCGGCACCAGCGGCGTCGGCGACCCGGCCTGCGACCTGGTGATCGCGTGGACGATGTTCGCCGGGCCGAGCCGGGAGGCGTTCCGGCGTACGGTCGCACAGGACGACGGCACCTGGGCCCGCGCCCGTGGGTGGGCGCTGTGGAAGGCGCTGCTCGGCCTGGCCCAGGACGCCGAGCAGGGCCGGCCGCTAGCGGCGGGCAACCTGCGCGTGGTCGAAGAGGTCCTCGCCGACCACGAGTCGGGCTGA
- a CDS encoding DUF222 domain-containing protein — translation MHSTTWKPPSWDGGGDAEQRLEAALVQIGGILDEALAGPMLSLRAEGLGRLLELHGVDEAKLAALKLAMVARGEACDVAKTTGAAATATWLRTAQRMSKNEAAATVGLARDLDRTVTLTAAALARGELSLKHAQVIAFAVRDMPAHIGPEQRVKAEEYLITWSKRRNPDDIRLLGRALLQYLAPEEWERRLGKELDDAERAAERKRSLRYIANGIPGSETVVVKLPAVEMEALRKVIETLIARDNAPEPDGRPLDQKRGDAFAELVAQMAEWQASPNRGRGRDCVTVTIGLDQLLRGTGFGTMDDLNPVRPTPCTCQTPEAKRQADRRNRKQGNGKQSSGKQSSGKERSDGTKAAGTTGITNFKPTKDKNKSGEDTDGTRRAADAGGGVGTSGGVGTSGGVGGPDVTSDVGETVGAATPAAQECEPGREKPPPDTPEPAGFGERIPAPRGPGRHPQPNAATGPGSEAGPGRRPDPGAEPLIGDPGGDADNDAEQQEGAAAPDAAINPDGPIDPHDGCQKCGGGGSARLLGLGGEPLSPATAKSSTSAWPTGSSPNHNAAPSPSVTEATATSPAAKYPNAAVSPIT, via the coding sequence ATGCATTCGACCACGTGGAAGCCTCCGAGCTGGGATGGCGGCGGTGATGCCGAGCAGCGGCTGGAGGCTGCGCTGGTCCAGATCGGCGGCATTCTCGATGAGGCGCTTGCCGGGCCGATGTTGTCGCTGCGTGCCGAAGGGCTTGGCCGGCTGTTGGAGTTGCACGGGGTCGATGAGGCGAAGCTGGCTGCGCTGAAACTGGCGATGGTCGCCCGGGGTGAGGCCTGTGACGTGGCCAAGACGACGGGTGCGGCGGCCACGGCGACGTGGCTGCGCACTGCGCAGCGGATGTCGAAGAACGAGGCCGCCGCGACGGTCGGCCTGGCCCGGGACCTGGACCGTACTGTGACGTTGACGGCCGCCGCGTTAGCGCGGGGTGAGTTGTCGTTGAAGCATGCGCAGGTGATCGCGTTCGCGGTCAGGGACATGCCCGCCCACATCGGCCCTGAGCAGCGGGTCAAGGCCGAGGAATACCTGATCACCTGGTCCAAGCGGCGCAACCCCGACGACATACGCCTGCTGGGGCGGGCGCTGCTGCAGTACCTCGCCCCCGAAGAATGGGAACGCCGCCTCGGCAAGGAACTCGACGACGCCGAACGCGCCGCCGAACGCAAACGCTCCTTGCGCTACATCGCCAACGGCATCCCCGGCTCCGAAACCGTGGTGGTCAAACTTCCGGCGGTGGAGATGGAAGCCCTCCGCAAGGTCATCGAGACGCTGATCGCCCGCGACAACGCCCCCGAGCCGGACGGGCGCCCCCTGGACCAAAAGCGTGGGGACGCCTTCGCAGAGCTGGTCGCCCAGATGGCCGAATGGCAGGCATCCCCCAACCGCGGCCGAGGACGCGACTGCGTGACCGTCACCATCGGACTGGACCAGCTCCTACGAGGCACCGGGTTCGGCACCATGGACGACCTCAATCCCGTCCGCCCCACCCCCTGCACCTGCCAAACCCCCGAGGCCAAACGCCAAGCCGACCGCAGGAACCGGAAACAAGGCAACGGCAAGCAGAGCAGCGGCAAGCAGAGCAGCGGCAAGGAGCGCAGCGACGGCACGAAGGCCGCTGGCACGACGGGCATCACGAACTTCAAGCCCACCAAGGACAAGAACAAGTCCGGCGAAGACACCGACGGCACGCGGCGCGCGGCCGACGCAGGTGGCGGTGTCGGGACGAGTGGCGGTGTCGGGACGAGTGGCGGTGTCGGCGGCCCAGATGTGACGAGCGACGTCGGCGAGACCGTCGGGGCAGCCACTCCGGCCGCTCAGGAATGCGAACCAGGCAGAGAGAAACCACCACCTGACACACCAGAACCCGCGGGGTTTGGGGAACGGATACCCGCACCGCGAGGACCCGGGCGGCACCCACAACCGAACGCCGCAACCGGACCAGGGTCCGAAGCTGGACCCGGACGCCGACCCGATCCGGGGGCCGAACCACTCATCGGTGATCCGGGTGGAGACGCCGACAACGACGCCGAACAGCAGGAAGGTGCGGCGGCGCCCGACGCTGCCATCAATCCTGACGGCCCCATCGATCCCCATGACGGCTGTCAGAAGTGCGGCGGTGGCGGGTCGGCCAGGCTCCTCGGCCTGGGCGGAGAGCCGCTCTCGCCGGCAACGGCGAAATCCTCGACGTCGGCATGGCCGACCGGTTCTTCACCGAACCACAACGCCGCGCCTTCGCCGTCCGTGACGGAAGCCACTGCCACTTCCCCGGCTGCCAAGTACCCGAACGCCGCTGTATCGCCCATCACATGA
- a CDS encoding DinB family protein: MNEVLSDAVRHNAWATRQLIAFCQDQNLTEDQLVNATGVGTFGGILATLHHIVTCDGSYVRRLARRELEWADSGVDGVDLRTLADWAADAEQVWEGVLADPIDVERVVVIDDGLRECRAGIFVAQALNHANHHREQVCAILTGLGIEPPDIQAWEYAWATGRIWDRTNAEARG; the protein is encoded by the coding sequence ATGAACGAGGTCCTGTCCGACGCCGTTCGGCACAACGCCTGGGCGACCAGACAACTCATCGCCTTCTGCCAGGACCAGAACCTCACCGAGGACCAACTGGTGAATGCGACCGGGGTCGGCACCTTCGGCGGCATCCTCGCCACGCTGCATCACATCGTCACCTGCGACGGGAGCTATGTGCGCCGCTTGGCCCGACGTGAGCTCGAATGGGCCGACAGCGGTGTGGACGGAGTCGACCTTCGGACACTGGCCGACTGGGCTGCGGATGCCGAGCAGGTCTGGGAGGGCGTTCTCGCCGATCCGATCGACGTCGAACGTGTGGTCGTCATCGACGACGGTCTGCGCGAATGCCGCGCCGGCATCTTCGTCGCCCAGGCGCTCAACCACGCCAACCACCACCGCGAGCAGGTCTGCGCGATCCTGACCGGCCTCGGCATCGAGCCGCCTGACATCCAGGCCTGGGAGTACGCCTGGGCCACCGGCCGAATCTGGGACCGTACGAACGCGGAGGCTCGAGGCTGA